One Pseudomonas entomophila genomic window carries:
- a CDS encoding ABC transporter permease produces MHSEKASTGLRLAAWGGLLFLHFPILIILLYAFNTEDAAFSFPPQGFTLKWFGVAFARPDVLEAIKLSLQVACLATLIALVLGTLASAALYRRSFFGKESISLMLILPIALPGIITGIALLSAFKRLGIEPGLFTIVVGHATFCVVIVYNNVIARLRRTSQSLIEASMDLGADGWQTFRYIILPNLGSALLAGGMLAFALSFDEIIVTTFTAGHERTLPIWLLNQLSRPRDVPVTNVVAMLVMLVTMLPILGAYYLTRGGESVAGSGK; encoded by the coding sequence ATGCACTCTGAGAAAGCCTCGACAGGCCTGCGCCTGGCGGCGTGGGGCGGGTTGCTGTTCCTGCACTTCCCGATCCTGATCATCCTGCTCTATGCCTTCAACACCGAGGATGCAGCCTTCAGCTTCCCGCCCCAGGGCTTCACCCTGAAGTGGTTCGGCGTGGCCTTCGCCCGCCCCGACGTGCTGGAGGCAATCAAGTTGTCGCTGCAGGTAGCCTGCCTGGCCACGCTGATCGCCCTGGTGCTGGGCACCCTGGCCTCTGCGGCGCTGTACCGACGCAGCTTTTTCGGCAAGGAAAGTATCTCGCTGATGTTGATCCTGCCCATCGCCCTGCCCGGCATCATCACCGGCATCGCCCTGCTGTCGGCCTTCAAGCGCCTGGGCATCGAGCCTGGCCTGTTCACCATCGTGGTCGGGCATGCGACGTTCTGCGTGGTGATCGTCTACAACAACGTCATCGCCCGCCTGCGGCGCACCTCGCAGAGCCTGATCGAGGCGTCGATGGACCTGGGCGCCGACGGCTGGCAGACCTTCCGCTACATCATCCTGCCCAACCTCGGCTCGGCGCTGCTGGCCGGCGGCATGCTGGCCTTCGCCCTGTCGTTCGACGAGATCATCGTCACCACCTTCACCGCCGGCCACGAGCGCACCTTGCCCATCTGGCTGCTCAACCAGCTCAGCCGCCCGCGCGACGTGCCGGTGACCAACGTGGTCGCCATGCTGGTGATGCTGGTGACCATGCTGCCGATTCTCGGCGCCTATTACCTGACCCGCGGCGGCGAAAGCGTCGCGGGCAGTGGCAAATGA